The Verrucomicrobiota bacterium genome contains a region encoding:
- a CDS encoding PmoA family protein, whose protein sequence is MKNLIVRSVIALTPVILVSIPLSAQVRTEKTAEAVHVFVSDSPVLTYNTETVQPPAGMDKNYARSGFIHPLYSPAGKVLTDAFPVGHVHQHAIFNAWTQTTFHHEVVDFWNQLGGTGTVKHTKLGTVKDNSFEAYLQQVSVKQGPAIDEEWEVKVRDSSDPFIIDIEIEQECATENEVYLHPYHYGGFAFRGSAHWSPEDEAHYEGSMKILTGQGVSSIEESNHTRPKWVAVYGTIDRAQAGFVIMDHPSNFRYPQPVRVHPKMPYFVFSPVIEGSFILKPGFTYTAQYRIVTFDGVPAADTIEKWYKAYIGKGGK, encoded by the coding sequence ATGAAAAATCTTATCGTCAGATCAGTTATTGCCTTAACGCCGGTAATTCTCGTTTCGATTCCTCTTTCCGCTCAAGTCAGAACAGAAAAAACGGCTGAAGCGGTTCATGTTTTCGTAAGTGACAGCCCGGTGCTTACCTACAACACCGAGACGGTCCAACCACCAGCGGGAATGGACAAAAATTATGCACGAAGCGGTTTCATTCATCCGCTCTACTCTCCTGCCGGCAAAGTTTTAACTGACGCGTTTCCAGTTGGTCACGTGCATCAGCACGCAATTTTCAATGCCTGGACTCAGACAACATTTCACCACGAAGTGGTAGATTTCTGGAATCAGCTTGGGGGCACCGGCACTGTCAAGCACACCAAACTCGGAACCGTAAAAGACAATTCCTTCGAGGCGTACCTGCAACAGGTCAGTGTAAAACAGGGGCCGGCTATAGACGAGGAGTGGGAAGTAAAAGTAAGGGACAGCAGTGATCCATTCATCATAGACATCGAGATAGAGCAGGAATGTGCGACAGAAAACGAAGTTTACCTGCATCCTTACCACTATGGAGGATTCGCTTTTCGCGGCAGTGCACATTGGAGCCCGGAAGACGAGGCACATTATGAAGGATCGATGAAGATATTAACCGGACAAGGCGTTAGCAGCATTGAAGAAAGCAATCATACGCGTCCGAAGTGGGTTGCGGTATACGGCACGATTGACAGAGCGCAGGCTGGATTTGTTATCATGGATCACCCGTCCAACTTTCGTTACCCACAACCGGTGCGGGTGCATCCGAAAATGCCATATTTCGTTTTTAGCCCGGTAATTGAGGGGTCGTTTATCCTGAAACCCGGTTTTACCTATACCGCCCAATACCGAATTGTTACTTTCGACGGTGTACCAGCGGCAGACACAATTGAGAAGTGGTATAAGGCGTATATCGGGAAAGGTGGTAAGTAG
- a CDS encoding ROK family protein codes for MNKGRHYLGIDIGGTKCAVLVGTDEGEILAREEVATASFEPTCEWILTQVEQLSKRYGDSLYGVGISCGGPLDSKKGIVLSPPNLPGWDAVPIVQLAHKASQLPTYLMNDANAGALAEGRYGGGRNCDNFAFLTCGTGMGSGIVCNGQILEGTNGFAGEIGHMRLTDDGPIGYGKSGSFEGWCSGGGFAQWAGMSAKEAAKLAHQGDEAALKAFARFGEQLGRGLAVLVDILNPERILIGGIYPRARPWIEPAMLASLEREALSPALSACEVMPAELGERIGDLAAIAVAAYWDEKQ; via the coding sequence ATGAATAAAGGGCGACACTATTTGGGAATCGACATCGGCGGGACCAAATGCGCCGTTCTCGTCGGCACTGATGAAGGCGAGATTTTAGCACGCGAAGAAGTGGCAACCGCGAGCTTCGAACCCACCTGCGAATGGATTCTGACTCAAGTTGAACAGTTGTCCAAACGCTACGGCGATTCGCTTTACGGAGTCGGAATCTCCTGTGGGGGTCCTTTGGATTCGAAGAAGGGAATCGTTCTCAGCCCGCCCAACTTGCCCGGCTGGGACGCGGTTCCTATCGTTCAACTCGCCCATAAAGCTTCTCAACTGCCCACCTACTTAATGAACGATGCCAATGCTGGAGCCCTCGCGGAAGGCAGGTATGGAGGAGGACGGAATTGCGACAACTTCGCATTTTTAACCTGCGGTACCGGAATGGGATCAGGCATCGTTTGCAATGGGCAAATCCTCGAAGGGACCAACGGCTTCGCCGGTGAAATCGGTCACATGCGTCTTACCGATGATGGCCCGATCGGCTACGGAAAGAGCGGGTCCTTCGAAGGCTGGTGCAGCGGCGGAGGTTTCGCACAATGGGCCGGCATGTCCGCAAAGGAAGCGGCGAAACTGGCCCACCAGGGAGATGAAGCCGCATTGAAGGCATTCGCCCGTTTTGGCGAACAACTAGGACGCGGCTTGGCCGTTCTGGTCGATATTCTCAATCCCGAACGGATCTTGATCGGCGGCATTTATCCTCGAGCCCGACCATGGATTGAACCAGCGATGCTCGCGTCGCTCGAGAGAGAGGCGCTCTCGCCGGCTCTATCCGCTTGCGAGGTGATGCCCGCAGAACTCGGAGAACGAATAGGCGATTTAGCAGCCATCGCCGTGGCCGCCTATTGGGACGAGAAGCAATAA